A genomic window from Fibrobacterota bacterium includes:
- a CDS encoding DoxX family membrane protein: MNWLIHLRLLIGSGLVLWNFDKAMALMPPGGIPVAGHGLVIAGFSVGVLLILECVRHAPPDKTRVLLLARFFLGLLFVGASLDKIGNSAQFSDTVLNYHIIPSPLVNLFALWLPVLELVVGIMLLLGIWSRQASWLVAGMLVMFLVAVVQGVARGIDTHCGCFTQEGKGSAISAVTILRDVVFLAVAGVGVWLERDLPTWRIWKTPT, from the coding sequence ATGAATTGGCTTATCCATCTGCGCCTCTTGATCGGCTCGGGTCTGGTCCTTTGGAACTTCGACAAGGCGATGGCCTTGATGCCTCCTGGCGGCATCCCCGTGGCCGGACACGGACTCGTGATCGCCGGGTTTTCGGTGGGTGTGTTGTTGATTCTCGAGTGCGTTCGGCACGCTCCACCGGACAAGACCCGGGTCCTGCTTTTGGCGCGTTTTTTCCTGGGACTCCTTTTCGTGGGAGCCTCCCTGGATAAAATCGGCAACTCGGCGCAGTTTTCCGACACGGTCTTGAACTACCACATCATCCCTTCCCCATTGGTGAATCTGTTTGCGCTGTGGCTGCCGGTCCTGGAGCTCGTGGTCGGAATCATGCTTCTCCTTGGCATCTGGTCTCGACAAGCCTCGTGGCTGGTGGCAGGAATGCTGGTCATGTTCCTGGTGGCGGTGGTGCAGGGCGTGGCCCGCGGGATCGACACCCATTGCGGCTGCTTCACCCAGGAAGGCAAGGGTTCGGCCATTTCCGCCGTGACCATTCTGCGTGACGTGGTGTTCCTGGCGGTCGCTGGAGTGGGGGTGTGGCTGGAACGCGACCTTCCTACCTGGCGGATTTGGAAAACTCCAACCTAG
- a CDS encoding response regulator produces MKTPTNEKPRICIAEDDNISRMLLTNMLTKWGYDVTAHSDGQAAFQELSEDDGPRLALLDWVMPGMDGIKTCQRIRSEFPRRTYYLLLVTSKTDDEDIVSALRSGADDYVSKPYSPHVLQARLEVGMRTLSLQRSLSDYANRMETLAADRAAQLVHADRMSSLGILSASVAHEINNPANFISVNVQTLRSSWPSVERILSGTGTEHDRKRALSLGAEMPDLLSEMEEGVNRIRRITSELRAFSRTGGNEVSPVDVGACLQKALRMCSSRTKGFVDVRFSPPEALPTVLADALKLEQVFVNLILNASDAMEESKVRQLDILVVQEASSLVVRFQDSGPGVPPDKRESIFQPFFTTKPIGKGTGLGLHISRNLVEECKGTLTLAEATGSGACFEVRLPVPSGQ; encoded by the coding sequence GTGAAAACTCCGACCAACGAAAAGCCCAGGATCTGCATCGCCGAAGACGACAACATCAGCCGGATGTTGTTGACCAACATGCTGACCAAGTGGGGGTACGATGTCACCGCCCATTCCGATGGCCAAGCGGCGTTCCAGGAATTGAGCGAAGACGACGGGCCACGGTTGGCGCTCCTGGATTGGGTCATGCCGGGCATGGATGGCATCAAGACCTGCCAACGGATCCGTTCGGAGTTTCCACGGCGGACCTACTACCTGCTGCTGGTCACCTCCAAGACCGATGACGAGGACATCGTCTCCGCTCTGCGCTCCGGCGCGGACGACTACGTATCCAAGCCCTATTCCCCGCATGTGCTCCAAGCCCGCTTGGAAGTGGGAATGCGCACGCTTTCCCTCCAAAGGAGCCTTTCCGATTATGCCAATCGGATGGAGACCCTCGCCGCCGATCGCGCCGCCCAACTCGTGCACGCCGATCGCATGAGTTCGCTGGGAATCCTTTCGGCATCCGTCGCGCACGAAATCAACAATCCCGCCAATTTCATTTCCGTCAACGTCCAGACGCTGCGAAGTTCTTGGCCTTCCGTTGAACGCATCCTTTCCGGAACCGGTACGGAACATGATCGCAAACGCGCCCTCTCCCTGGGTGCGGAAATGCCCGACTTGCTTTCTGAAATGGAAGAGGGCGTCAACCGGATCCGGCGCATCACTTCGGAATTGCGGGCGTTTTCGCGAACCGGCGGCAACGAAGTCTCGCCGGTGGATGTGGGAGCGTGCCTGCAGAAGGCGCTTCGCATGTGTTCCTCGCGCACCAAAGGCTTCGTGGATGTCCGGTTTTCGCCGCCCGAGGCACTGCCCACGGTGCTGGCCGATGCGCTCAAGCTGGAGCAGGTCTTCGTGAACCTGATCCTGAACGCCTCCGACGCGATGGAGGAATCCAAGGTTCGGCAATTGGACATCCTGGTCGTGCAGGAGGCATCTTCGCTGGTGGTGCGTTTCCAGGACTCCGGGCCTGGGGTACCTCCCGACAAGCGAGAATCCATTTTCCAGCCGTTTTTCACGACCAAGCCGATCGGGAAAGGAACAGGCCTGGGTCTTCACATCAGCCGAAACCTGGTGGAAGAGTGCAAGGGCACCCTCACCCTCGCGGAAGCCACGGGATCCGGCGCCTGCTTCGAGGTTCGATTGCCCGTCCCCTCCGGCCAGTGA
- a CDS encoding response regulator, which yields MTRRILIVDDEESIRISLARHFRMHDMEVETASDGLDALEKLSRTPYRVIISDVMMPRMDGIGLLRRMRSEYPMTRSIMITGYVTLENALACLKFGAETCVFKPFSDLSELDQAVDAAFAYHERWEQKLLQLRGMREMGA from the coding sequence GTGACTCGCAGGATCCTGATCGTCGACGACGAGGAATCCATCCGCATTTCCCTGGCCCGGCATTTCCGGATGCACGACATGGAAGTGGAAACCGCCTCCGATGGATTGGATGCGCTGGAAAAGCTTTCCCGAACGCCCTATCGCGTGATCATCAGCGACGTCATGATGCCACGCATGGACGGCATCGGCTTGCTGCGCCGGATGCGATCGGAGTACCCCATGACCCGATCCATCATGATCACCGGGTATGTGACCTTGGAGAACGCTCTGGCTTGCCTCAAATTCGGCGCCGAAACCTGCGTCTTCAAGCCGTTTTCAGACCTCTCCGAATTGGACCAGGCAGTTGACGCGGCCTTCGCCTACCACGAGCGTTGGGAGCAGAAACTCCTCCAGTTGCGCGGCATGCGGGAAATGGGCGCATGA
- a CDS encoding Hpt domain-containing protein — protein MSEVQIPRELLVGFLDEAEESLASVEPLFVQLETRSFDKELLDRIFRPIHSIKGNAAYFGLMRVKEISHRMESVMELLRQGRRKIDRETLSSLLRGLDALGTLFSRARQEQPQETHPDEFAPLCRDLETLATRSESVRSRESSSESAVPPDSTFPADSTFPTEGQSQGSREPGKHRDRSMRIPEASMDHFLEQIGELMGLEEQFRYLGKRLVSGSDLEGATADLRQAVEQFGHLSTKLSGSVLELRRIEARPLLQKVVRICRDLANATGKSIDPVIQGEDVRIDKSYLELLDAPLVHMVRNSCDHGLEPAAERIAKGKPPMGTVAVSLSELDESVVMEVTDDGRGLDLGALRRKGIELGLVREDAAFTENDAIQILFRSGVSTATSVTEISGRGVGMDVVKREIEGAGGRIDAKNRPGLGCTFLVTLPRSVTTRITDGFLFRCGTDRFVIPMKLVIETFTTDSAVVSRLPEGGETVLFRGKMLRLVQPLDLLDTPTTPDGPSVFVRIKAKEMEFVLRVEEVLGVQRTVIKPMEEFCRAGGLFAGAALVGDGGLALVASEDGLANWLTR, from the coding sequence ATGAGCGAAGTCCAGATCCCAAGGGAACTGTTGGTCGGATTCCTGGACGAGGCGGAAGAATCCCTCGCCTCGGTGGAGCCACTTTTTGTCCAACTGGAAACCCGATCCTTCGACAAGGAGCTGCTGGACCGCATCTTCCGACCCATCCATTCCATCAAAGGGAACGCGGCCTATTTCGGGCTGATGCGCGTGAAGGAAATCTCCCACCGGATGGAATCGGTGATGGAGCTCCTGCGCCAGGGGCGCCGCAAGATCGATCGCGAGACCCTCAGCAGCCTGTTGCGCGGCCTGGACGCCTTGGGCACTCTCTTTTCCAGAGCCCGCCAGGAACAGCCACAGGAAACCCATCCGGACGAGTTCGCACCGCTGTGCCGGGATCTCGAAACCCTGGCGACCCGGTCGGAATCCGTCCGATCCCGGGAAAGCTCCTCCGAATCGGCGGTGCCGCCGGACTCCACCTTTCCCGCCGACTCCACCTTCCCGACCGAGGGCCAATCCCAAGGATCCCGCGAACCAGGCAAGCACCGCGATCGCTCCATGCGCATTCCGGAGGCGAGCATGGACCACTTCCTCGAGCAAATCGGGGAATTGATGGGCCTGGAGGAACAGTTCCGCTACCTGGGCAAGCGCCTGGTGTCCGGAAGCGACTTGGAAGGGGCCACAGCCGACCTGCGGCAAGCCGTGGAGCAGTTCGGGCACCTTTCCACCAAGCTTAGTGGATCGGTCCTGGAACTGCGCCGCATCGAGGCAAGACCTCTGTTGCAGAAAGTCGTGCGCATCTGTCGGGATTTGGCCAATGCCACCGGAAAATCCATCGATCCGGTTATTCAAGGCGAAGACGTCCGCATCGACAAGTCCTACCTGGAGCTTCTGGATGCACCTCTGGTGCATATGGTGCGAAACTCCTGCGACCACGGTCTGGAGCCTGCTGCTGAGCGCATCGCCAAGGGCAAGCCTCCCATGGGGACCGTCGCGGTGAGCCTGTCGGAACTGGACGAATCGGTGGTCATGGAAGTGACCGACGATGGCCGCGGACTGGACCTCGGGGCGTTGCGCCGCAAAGGAATCGAGCTGGGGCTGGTTCGCGAAGATGCTGCCTTCACGGAAAACGACGCGATCCAGATTCTGTTTCGCAGCGGGGTATCCACCGCCACGAGCGTCACGGAAATCTCCGGCCGCGGCGTGGGGATGGACGTGGTCAAACGCGAAATCGAGGGTGCGGGCGGGAGGATCGATGCCAAAAATCGTCCTGGCCTCGGCTGCACCTTCCTGGTGACCTTGCCGCGCTCGGTGACCACGCGGATCACGGACGGATTCTTGTTCCGGTGCGGGACGGATCGTTTCGTGATCCCGATGAAACTGGTGATCGAGACCTTCACCACCGACAGCGCGGTGGTCTCCCGCCTTCCGGAAGGCGGGGAAACCGTCTTGTTCCGCGGCAAGATGCTGCGATTGGTCCAGCCTCTGGATCTGCTGGACACGCCCACCACCCCGGACGGCCCGAGCGTCTTCGTGCGCATCAAGGCCAAGGAAATGGAATTCGTGCTGCGCGTGGAGGAAGTCCTGGGCGTGCAACGGACGGTGATCAAGCCCATGGAGGAATTCTGCCGCGCGGGCGGCCTGTTCGCCGGTGCGGCCCTGGTCGGAGACGGCGGACTCGCGCTGGTGGCCAGCGAAGACGGACTCGCCAACTGGCTGACCCGATAG
- a CDS encoding DUF5018 domain-containing protein gives MTKSLAFCLMLAMAILPTGCQDPIAPDADPNPVDTSPWQPSTAKSFKTFSFKELPDSCKIDESRNTVSIKVPYGTRVDSLTPIFTQTGVSCVPASGVAMDFTRPVVYTLTSESKTTRAYTVSVLVTPMTPKAITSFSFPKTRSVGIIDTTHHTIAIDIPDSVDARALKPTIAHSGKSISPDTSAAQDFSKPIQYTVTATDGREQAYTVNARILKASRDVKINFASPLDRAEVGDSAIVAIVVSSTYQIASASVRAGNTTIPLSYGTYTDRGYSQKSWMGTFSLLAFPRGPLELFATATDVFGNVSQAALSVNVDRKSSLTILSPLEGDVANPTILVRAFASDDDPSSKTTLRVSFSGGGEVATGKDSISQTIDLSSVVGQSIQLVVSAFDSKSQQTSVSRTVFVEPSRKYLLRAKVPGAIWDASGTRILFVDRTGKVPVLKILDTASRIALTLDSTADLLGNNGFLAPNGAIYTKTLRSTASGQIFYGLFEWRNGHISKISDLSNLPSFRVTGDWAIYHDASGLFRRDLSNGTSTLIASNASSGENSIAFNGYVAYSSTPNNDVYLWDGNSSKMLIPHSSRNLASPVTDGINTVFLRRSSTNSGDELVLFDGTAETKLADSSTNPSTFPMGYAIAGGWVAFLKKDPFKTEQVWRRVRGTEEQVTFFAANSRIQLLQTDGTVVILCNQKRYAARPGSTPVEIGSTLGKPLDRAGKLLLTIGGTLFEVAP, from the coding sequence ATGACCAAGTCCCTCGCGTTCTGCTTGATGCTGGCGATGGCCATCCTGCCGACGGGGTGCCAGGATCCGATCGCTCCCGACGCGGATCCCAATCCCGTCGACACTTCCCCCTGGCAACCCAGCACGGCGAAATCCTTCAAGACCTTCTCGTTCAAGGAACTGCCAGACTCCTGCAAGATCGACGAGTCCAGGAACACCGTTTCCATCAAGGTGCCCTATGGCACCCGTGTGGATTCCCTGACCCCGATCTTCACCCAAACGGGAGTGTCTTGCGTGCCCGCCTCCGGAGTGGCGATGGATTTCACGCGCCCGGTGGTGTACACGCTCACCTCCGAATCGAAGACCACCCGCGCCTACACGGTCTCGGTCCTCGTCACGCCGATGACCCCGAAGGCGATCACCTCGTTTTCCTTTCCGAAAACAAGGTCGGTGGGCATCATCGACACCACCCACCACACCATCGCCATCGACATCCCCGACAGCGTGGATGCACGTGCCCTCAAGCCCACCATCGCGCATTCCGGAAAGTCGATTTCCCCGGACACATCCGCGGCACAGGACTTCTCCAAGCCGATCCAGTACACCGTCACCGCCACGGATGGCCGGGAACAGGCCTACACGGTGAACGCCCGGATTCTGAAAGCCTCGCGCGACGTGAAAATCAATTTCGCGAGCCCTCTGGATCGCGCGGAGGTGGGCGATTCGGCGATCGTGGCCATCGTGGTGTCGTCCACTTACCAGATTGCTTCCGCCTCGGTCAGGGCCGGCAACACCACCATCCCCCTGAGTTACGGAACCTACACCGATCGCGGCTATTCCCAGAAGTCGTGGATGGGGACGTTCTCGCTGCTCGCCTTCCCCAGAGGGCCGCTGGAACTGTTCGCGACGGCGACGGACGTGTTCGGCAACGTTTCCCAAGCAGCACTTTCTGTCAACGTCGACCGGAAGTCGTCTTTGACGATCCTCTCTCCACTGGAAGGAGATGTCGCCAACCCGACGATCCTGGTCCGCGCCTTCGCCTCCGACGACGACCCTTCCTCGAAGACAACCTTGCGCGTGAGCTTCAGCGGTGGAGGCGAGGTCGCCACCGGGAAGGACTCCATTTCACAAACCATCGACCTCTCGTCGGTTGTCGGCCAAAGCATTCAACTGGTGGTATCGGCTTTCGATTCCAAGTCGCAGCAGACATCCGTCTCGCGAACCGTATTCGTCGAACCGAGCCGCAAATACCTTCTACGAGCCAAGGTTCCGGGAGCCATCTGGGATGCCTCGGGAACACGAATCCTTTTCGTGGATCGCACAGGGAAAGTCCCCGTCCTCAAGATCCTGGATACCGCATCGAGGATCGCCCTGACCCTGGATTCCACCGCGGACCTCCTCGGCAACAACGGCTTCCTCGCTCCGAACGGAGCCATCTACACCAAAACACTCCGCTCCACCGCATCGGGTCAGATATTCTACGGGCTGTTCGAATGGAGGAACGGCCACATCTCCAAGATTTCCGACCTCAGCAATCTCCCGTCCTTTCGAGTCACCGGAGATTGGGCGATCTACCACGACGCAAGCGGTCTTTTCCGACGGGATTTGTCAAACGGAACGTCGACCCTGATCGCCTCCAACGCCAGCAGCGGCGAAAATTCCATCGCATTCAATGGATACGTCGCGTACTCGAGCACCCCCAACAACGACGTGTACCTATGGGATGGCAACTCTTCCAAAATGCTCATCCCTCATTCCTCACGGAATCTCGCGTCGCCAGTCACTGACGGAATCAACACTGTCTTCCTCAGAAGAAGCTCGACCAACAGCGGCGACGAGCTCGTTCTCTTCGATGGCACAGCGGAAACGAAACTTGCCGACTCCTCCACCAATCCCTCGACGTTTCCGATGGGATACGCCATCGCTGGCGGCTGGGTCGCCTTTCTCAAGAAGGATCCGTTCAAGACCGAGCAGGTTTGGCGGAGAGTTCGAGGCACCGAAGAGCAGGTCACATTCTTCGCCGCCAACAGTCGAATCCAACTATTGCAGACGGACGGGACCGTGGTCATCCTCTGCAATCAGAAGCGTTATGCGGCCAGACCGGGATCGACCCCGGTGGAAATCGGCTCCACCCTGGGAAAGCCACTGGATCGCGCGGGAAAACTTCTCCTGACCATCGGAGGAACCTTGTTCGAGGTCGCCCCCTAG